The DNA segment TATGTTGATCGGTGCGCCATTGTTAATGTTTTTCCTTGCAGGGCAACCTATCAGCGCTGAATATCCAGTATTGAAAGGCTTTAACTTTAAAGGTGGTATCACCATTATTCCGGAGTTACTGGCGTTGATTTTTGCGTTAAGTATCTATACCGCGACCTATATTGCAGAAGCAGTGCGTGCGGGGATTGAAGCTGTACCCCAAGGGCAAAAAGAAGCGGCAAAATCATTGGGTTTAAAAGAACATGTGATCTTGCGTAAAGTTATTTTACCGCAAGCATTACGGGTGATTATTCCACCCGTGATCAACCAATACCTTAACCTCGTGAAAAACTCGTCACTGGCAACCGCAATCGGTTATCCAGAAATTGTGACCTTGTTCTCTGGTACAACGCTTAACCAAGTTGGCCAGGCGATTGAGATCATTTTAATGACGATGGCGGTATATCTTGTTTTCAGTATTGTTATTTCACTGCTGCTGAACTGGGTTAATGCAAGAATGGAAATTAAAGGAAGATAATATGGCTGTTTATACAATGAAAGAGGCCAAACCTGCACCTTCAACCAGTAAGGGGCTTGTATTTTGGTTTCGAGAGAATTTATTTTCTACTATTCCTAATACACTGTTAACCTTGCTTGGATTCTATTTTATCTATACGACGATACCACCGCTGTTGGATTGGATGATCTTTGATGCGACCTGGAGTGGTACTAAAGAGGAAGTCGTAAAAGAAGGCGCTCGTTGGATCTTTATCATCGAGAAATTTGATCAATTTATGTATGGGTTTTATCCTGAATCCTTACATTGGCGTCCTAATTTAGTCGCTGTAATTAGCTTAGCATTTGTGTTTTTGGTACCACGTATCAACAATATCAAAGTGAAATTAGTGATCATGTTACTGTTTCCATTCGTCTGTTTTACACTGATTAGCGGTGGTTGGTTTGGTCTTGAAGTCGTTGGCACGGAAAAATGGGGTGGCTTAATGCTGACCATTTTGGTTGCTGCTGTGGGTATTATCGCCTCATTCCCAATCGGTATTTTATTGGCGTTAGGTCGTCAGTCCGACAATATGCCGATTGTGAAATTTCTGTGTATTGGTTTTATTGAATTTATTCGTGGTGTACCGTTAATCA comes from the Moritella yayanosii genome and includes:
- a CDS encoding amino acid ABC transporter permease, which codes for MAVYTMKEAKPAPSTSKGLVFWFRENLFSTIPNTLLTLLGFYFIYTTIPPLLDWMIFDATWSGTKEEVVKEGARWIFIIEKFDQFMYGFYPESLHWRPNLVAVISLAFVFLVPRINNIKVKLVIMLLFPFVCFTLISGGWFGLEVVGTEKWGGLMLTILVAAVGIIASFPIGILLALGRQSDNMPIVKFLCIGFIEFIRGVPLITILFMASVVLPLFFSDGINFDKLLRALIGITLFQAAYIAEVIRGGLQAIPKGQYEASESLGLTYWQGMILIILPQALKISIPNLVGSFISLFKDTTLVLIIGLFDILAMVTLTNSDTDWLGFEIEGYVFVTMIYWVFCFSMSQYSRVIERRYNTDH